A portion of the Chloroflexia bacterium SDU3-3 genome contains these proteins:
- a CDS encoding peptide-binding protein, whose product MTLILSLPGQRARVTTPYQMIYPNPLTLCAGEVVTVVANDAQWPAYVWCTNGQGLGGWVPESYLEIRGDAGQARRDYDARELTVDMGEILVLLDEEGGWYWAENGCGERGWVPKNHLELIAMTG is encoded by the coding sequence ATGACCCTGATACTTTCACTACCCGGACAGCGTGCTCGTGTGACGACACCATATCAGATGATCTATCCCAACCCGCTGACTCTCTGCGCGGGCGAGGTTGTGACGGTGGTGGCCAACGATGCCCAGTGGCCCGCCTATGTGTGGTGCACCAACGGCCAGGGCCTGGGCGGCTGGGTGCCCGAGAGCTACCTAGAGATCCGCGGCGACGCGGGGCAGGCGCGGCGCGACTACGACGCCCGCGAGCTGACGGTCGATATGGGCGAGATCTTGGTGCTGCTCGATGAGGAGGGCGGTTGGTACTGGGCCGAGAATGGCTGCGGCGAGCGGGGCTGGGTGCCCAAGAATCACCTGGAGCTGATCGCAATGACGGGCTAG